Proteins from a genomic interval of Salvelinus alpinus chromosome 7, SLU_Salpinus.1, whole genome shotgun sequence:
- the LOC139580924 gene encoding TBC1 domain family member 12-like isoform X1, whose product MEKAYNVSSPPAFCVDVNEKGTSGTYVTQPLSRGTAEAAARISKHVSRDETGCSDSRESGEAGEDIGRSTVLVTDSPSGGTVSNCVIPEPGCDSATNGFTGSTMVGAKAGNSSAIAAVNREEMDGNALQGISLAEKNKESSAEEVDACYPPLNFVTAAETVESLTHSCNGQLELSCTAASRTVPEGLSNWDTDSVIQSTLSSDAVIRPPINWSMTPDKEAKMANGGLFIGHSSAKLHTETVVTIILDGAATCLSNTQCEKPSSIAMSAREGHHESCNIRVEPDGAGAQPRTQANVAGDLSGGATSNLTSQGLPSSPAPTKDPCRVSAKPDTIQGEAPSASGHLGDDLSSRPHPQALRTRTVPNSLSYDSSTILSPGDEDGETFVELGAQGHSDLRFMDVSLSSRNTFESSRRLSAPGDIPEGLSVVSEDPSELALQSKRPGIAEYFGRSLFPKKQREPKGPSQNVPGWKLFGKVPARESAPKDSRTIQQESTPDGHASVSTPNLLSAGEFEARVGKAGPGGTSAGTSPTQPQQGRRKNLEFEPLSTTALILEDRPANLPAKSVEEAQRHRQEYDEMVAEAKKRELKEAQRKRKEMKERFKLEESIANAMVVWNNDILPNWENTRNTRRVRELWWQGLPPNVRGKVWSLAIGNELNITPELYEIFLSRAKERWRSFSETGSETEADDGASLADRESSLDLIKLDISRTFPPLFIFQKGGPYHDLLHSVLGAYTCYRPDVGYVQGMSFIAAVLILNLEEADAFIAFANLLNKPCQLAFFRVDHDLMLKYFAAFEVFFEENLPRLFNHFQSSNLTPDLYLIDWIFTLYSKSLPLDVACRVWDVFCRDGEEFLFRTGLGILRLYEDVLLQMDFIRSAQFLTRLPEDIGSDRLFACIAAAPMLNGNKKWSQVFHALIKDNKDMDRNCNPALKSL is encoded by the exons ATGGAAAAGGCATATAATGTCTCTTCTCCACCGGCTTTCTGTGTTGATGTGAACGAAAAGGGGACCAGCGGCACATATGTTACCCAGCCGCTGTCTCGCGGTACCGCCGAAGCGGCAGCTCGTATCTCTAAACATGTCAGCAGGGATGAAACTGGTTGCAGTGACAGCAGGGAGTCGGGTGAAGCAGGAGAGGATATTGGCCGTTCCACGGTTTTAGTTACTGACAGTCCATCCGGTGGCACTGTAAGCAATTGTGTTATTCCTGAGCCAGGTTGTGACTCAGCTACAAACGGGTTTACTGGGTCAACAATGGTAGGCGCCAAGGCAGGGAACTCCTCTGCTATCGCTGCAGTGAATCGAGAGGAAATGGACGGAAATGCTCTCCAGGGGATTTCACTGGCAGAGAAGAACAAGGAATCCTCTGCAGAAGAAGTAGATGCCTGTTATCCACCATTGAACTTTGTGACAGCAGCTGAGACTGTAGAGTCATTGACACACTCCTGCAATGGACAGCTTGAACTGAGCTGCACAGCTGCCTCCCGGACTGTTCCAGAGGGGCTCTCGAATTGGGACACAGACAGTGTCATTCAGAGCACCCTCAGCAGTGATGCTGTTATTAGGCCACCGATTAACTGGAGTATGACCCCTGACAAGGAGGCCAAAATGGCAAATGGTGGATTATTTATAGGACACAGCAGCGCCAagttacacacagagacagttGTAACAATTATTTTGGATGGAGCTGCAACATGCCTCTCTAACACACAGTGTGAAAAACCCTCCTCAATTGCAATGAGTGCAAGGGAGGGACATCACGAATCCTGCAATATCAGAGTGGAACCTGACGGAGCCGGGGCCCAGCCTAGGACACAAGCTAACGTAGCAGGAGATCTATCTGGTGGTGCTACATCAAATCTCACCTCTCAGGGTTTACCATCAAGCCCAGCACCAACGAAAGACCCCTGTAGGGTCAGTGCTAAACCAGACACCATTCAGGGAGAGGCACCTTCAGCATCTGGTCACCTAGGAGATGATCTTTCTTCCAGACCCCATCCTCAGGCCCTCAGGACCAGGACTGTGCCCAACAGTCTGAGCTATGACTCCTCCACCATTCTCAGTCCAGGGGATGAGGATGGGGAGACCTTCGTGGAGCTGGGGGCCCAGGGCCACAGTGACCTCAGATTCATGGACGTCAGTCTGAGCTCCAGGAACACCTTTGAGTCCAGCAGACGTCTGTCTGCCCCAGGGGATATACCAGAGGGCCTGAGTGTCGTCTCGGAAGACCCCTCAGAACTGGCTTTACAGTCCAAAAGACCCGGCATCGCTGAGTATTTTGGCAG GAGTTTATTTCCCAAGAAGCAGAGAGAGCCGAAGGGTCCGTCTCAGAATGTCCCTGGTTGGAAGCTGTTTGGGAAAGTCCCCGCTAGAGAGAGCGCTCCCAAGGACTCCAGGACCATACAGCAG GAGAGTACTCCAGATGGTCACGCGTCTGTGTCCACACCAAATCTCTTAAGCGCAGGG GAGTTTGAGGCCAGGGTGGGCAAAGCTGGGCCTGGGGGAACGTCAGCTGGGACGTCCCCTACTCAGCCTCAACAGGGCCGGAGGAAGAATCTGGAGTTTGAGCCACTGTCCACCACAGCTCTTATACTGGAGGACAGGCCTGC GAACCTTCCTGCCAAGTCTGTGGAGGAGGCCCAGCGTCACCGCCAGGAGTATGACGAGATGGTTGCTGAGGCCAAGAAGAGAG AATTGAAGGAGGCCcagaggaagaggaaagagatGAAGGAGAGGTTTAAGCTGGAGGAAAGCATCGCCAACGCCATGGTGGTCTGGAACAACGACATCCTGCCCAACTGGGAAAACAc GCGTAACACTCGACGGGTGAGAGAGCTCTGGTGGCAGGGCTTGCCCCCCAACGTCAGAGGAAAGGTCTGGAGCCTGGCCATAGGCAACGAGCTCAACATCACCCCAG AGCTGTACGAAATATTCCTCTCCAGAgcaaaggagagatggaggagtttCAGTGAGACGGGTTCAGAAACAGAGGCTGACG ATGGGGCATCGCTGGCAGACAGAGAGTCCAGTCTGGACCTGATCAAGCTGGACATATCCCGCACATTCCCTCCTCTTTTTATCTTCCAGAAG GGTGGGCCATATCATGATCTCCTCCACAGTGTGCTGGGGGCCTACACCTGTTACAGACCTGACGTGGGATAT GTCCAGGGCATGTCATTTATAGCTGCAGTGTTGATCCTCAACCTGGAGGAAGCTGATGCCTTCATCGCATTCGCCAACCTGCTCAACAAACCCTGTCAGCTGGCCTTTTTCAGAGTGGACCATGATCTG ATGCTGAAATACTTTGCTGCATTCGAGGTGTTCTTTGAAGAGAACCTCCCAAGACTATTTAACCACTTCCAGAGCTCCAACCTCACCCCAGATCTCTATCTCATAGACTG GATCTTCACTCTGTACAGTAAGTCGTTGCCATTGGACGTGGCGTGTCGCGTGTGGGACGTATTCTGTCGTGACGGCGAGGAGTTCCTGTTCCGGACGGGTCTGGGGATCCTGCGTCTGTACGAGGACGTGCTCCTACAGATGGATTTCATCCGCAGCGCCCAGTTTCTGACACGCCTCCCTGAGGATATAGGCTCTGATAGGCTGTTCGCCTGCATTGCGGCCGCGCCCATGCTCAACGGAAACAAGAAATGGTCCCAG gtatTTCATGCATTGATAAAGGACAACAAGGACATGGACAGGAATTGCAACCCAGCACTTAAGAGTTTATGA
- the LOC139580924 gene encoding TBC1 domain family member 12-like isoform X2 — MEKAYNVSSPPAFCVDVNEKGTSGTYVTQPLSRGTAEAAARISKHVSRDETGCSDSRESGEAGEDIGRSTVLVTDSPSGGTVSNCVIPEPGCDSATNGFTGSTMVGAKAGNSSAIAAVNREEMDGNALQGISLAEKNKESSAEEVDACYPPLNFVTAAETVESLTHSCNGQLELSCTAASRTVPEGLSNWDTDSVIQSTLSSDAVIRPPINWSMTPDKEAKMANGGLFIGHSSAKLHTETVVTIILDGAATCLSNTQCEKPSSIAMSAREGHHESCNIRVEPDGAGAQPRTQANVAGDLSGGATSNLTSQGLPSSPAPTKDPCRVSAKPDTIQGEAPSASGHLGDDLSSRPHPQALRTRTVPNSLSYDSSTILSPGDEDGETFVELGAQGHSDLRFMDVSLSSRNTFESSRRLSAPGDIPEGLSVVSEDPSELALQSKRPGIAEYFGRSLFPKKQREPKGPSQNVPGWKLFGKVPARESAPKDSRTIQQEFEARVGKAGPGGTSAGTSPTQPQQGRRKNLEFEPLSTTALILEDRPANLPAKSVEEAQRHRQEYDEMVAEAKKRELKEAQRKRKEMKERFKLEESIANAMVVWNNDILPNWENTRNTRRVRELWWQGLPPNVRGKVWSLAIGNELNITPELYEIFLSRAKERWRSFSETGSETEADDGASLADRESSLDLIKLDISRTFPPLFIFQKGGPYHDLLHSVLGAYTCYRPDVGYVQGMSFIAAVLILNLEEADAFIAFANLLNKPCQLAFFRVDHDLMLKYFAAFEVFFEENLPRLFNHFQSSNLTPDLYLIDWIFTLYSKSLPLDVACRVWDVFCRDGEEFLFRTGLGILRLYEDVLLQMDFIRSAQFLTRLPEDIGSDRLFACIAAAPMLNGNKKWSQVFHALIKDNKDMDRNCNPALKSL; from the exons ATGGAAAAGGCATATAATGTCTCTTCTCCACCGGCTTTCTGTGTTGATGTGAACGAAAAGGGGACCAGCGGCACATATGTTACCCAGCCGCTGTCTCGCGGTACCGCCGAAGCGGCAGCTCGTATCTCTAAACATGTCAGCAGGGATGAAACTGGTTGCAGTGACAGCAGGGAGTCGGGTGAAGCAGGAGAGGATATTGGCCGTTCCACGGTTTTAGTTACTGACAGTCCATCCGGTGGCACTGTAAGCAATTGTGTTATTCCTGAGCCAGGTTGTGACTCAGCTACAAACGGGTTTACTGGGTCAACAATGGTAGGCGCCAAGGCAGGGAACTCCTCTGCTATCGCTGCAGTGAATCGAGAGGAAATGGACGGAAATGCTCTCCAGGGGATTTCACTGGCAGAGAAGAACAAGGAATCCTCTGCAGAAGAAGTAGATGCCTGTTATCCACCATTGAACTTTGTGACAGCAGCTGAGACTGTAGAGTCATTGACACACTCCTGCAATGGACAGCTTGAACTGAGCTGCACAGCTGCCTCCCGGACTGTTCCAGAGGGGCTCTCGAATTGGGACACAGACAGTGTCATTCAGAGCACCCTCAGCAGTGATGCTGTTATTAGGCCACCGATTAACTGGAGTATGACCCCTGACAAGGAGGCCAAAATGGCAAATGGTGGATTATTTATAGGACACAGCAGCGCCAagttacacacagagacagttGTAACAATTATTTTGGATGGAGCTGCAACATGCCTCTCTAACACACAGTGTGAAAAACCCTCCTCAATTGCAATGAGTGCAAGGGAGGGACATCACGAATCCTGCAATATCAGAGTGGAACCTGACGGAGCCGGGGCCCAGCCTAGGACACAAGCTAACGTAGCAGGAGATCTATCTGGTGGTGCTACATCAAATCTCACCTCTCAGGGTTTACCATCAAGCCCAGCACCAACGAAAGACCCCTGTAGGGTCAGTGCTAAACCAGACACCATTCAGGGAGAGGCACCTTCAGCATCTGGTCACCTAGGAGATGATCTTTCTTCCAGACCCCATCCTCAGGCCCTCAGGACCAGGACTGTGCCCAACAGTCTGAGCTATGACTCCTCCACCATTCTCAGTCCAGGGGATGAGGATGGGGAGACCTTCGTGGAGCTGGGGGCCCAGGGCCACAGTGACCTCAGATTCATGGACGTCAGTCTGAGCTCCAGGAACACCTTTGAGTCCAGCAGACGTCTGTCTGCCCCAGGGGATATACCAGAGGGCCTGAGTGTCGTCTCGGAAGACCCCTCAGAACTGGCTTTACAGTCCAAAAGACCCGGCATCGCTGAGTATTTTGGCAG GAGTTTATTTCCCAAGAAGCAGAGAGAGCCGAAGGGTCCGTCTCAGAATGTCCCTGGTTGGAAGCTGTTTGGGAAAGTCCCCGCTAGAGAGAGCGCTCCCAAGGACTCCAGGACCATACAGCAG GAGTTTGAGGCCAGGGTGGGCAAAGCTGGGCCTGGGGGAACGTCAGCTGGGACGTCCCCTACTCAGCCTCAACAGGGCCGGAGGAAGAATCTGGAGTTTGAGCCACTGTCCACCACAGCTCTTATACTGGAGGACAGGCCTGC GAACCTTCCTGCCAAGTCTGTGGAGGAGGCCCAGCGTCACCGCCAGGAGTATGACGAGATGGTTGCTGAGGCCAAGAAGAGAG AATTGAAGGAGGCCcagaggaagaggaaagagatGAAGGAGAGGTTTAAGCTGGAGGAAAGCATCGCCAACGCCATGGTGGTCTGGAACAACGACATCCTGCCCAACTGGGAAAACAc GCGTAACACTCGACGGGTGAGAGAGCTCTGGTGGCAGGGCTTGCCCCCCAACGTCAGAGGAAAGGTCTGGAGCCTGGCCATAGGCAACGAGCTCAACATCACCCCAG AGCTGTACGAAATATTCCTCTCCAGAgcaaaggagagatggaggagtttCAGTGAGACGGGTTCAGAAACAGAGGCTGACG ATGGGGCATCGCTGGCAGACAGAGAGTCCAGTCTGGACCTGATCAAGCTGGACATATCCCGCACATTCCCTCCTCTTTTTATCTTCCAGAAG GGTGGGCCATATCATGATCTCCTCCACAGTGTGCTGGGGGCCTACACCTGTTACAGACCTGACGTGGGATAT GTCCAGGGCATGTCATTTATAGCTGCAGTGTTGATCCTCAACCTGGAGGAAGCTGATGCCTTCATCGCATTCGCCAACCTGCTCAACAAACCCTGTCAGCTGGCCTTTTTCAGAGTGGACCATGATCTG ATGCTGAAATACTTTGCTGCATTCGAGGTGTTCTTTGAAGAGAACCTCCCAAGACTATTTAACCACTTCCAGAGCTCCAACCTCACCCCAGATCTCTATCTCATAGACTG GATCTTCACTCTGTACAGTAAGTCGTTGCCATTGGACGTGGCGTGTCGCGTGTGGGACGTATTCTGTCGTGACGGCGAGGAGTTCCTGTTCCGGACGGGTCTGGGGATCCTGCGTCTGTACGAGGACGTGCTCCTACAGATGGATTTCATCCGCAGCGCCCAGTTTCTGACACGCCTCCCTGAGGATATAGGCTCTGATAGGCTGTTCGCCTGCATTGCGGCCGCGCCCATGCTCAACGGAAACAAGAAATGGTCCCAG gtatTTCATGCATTGATAAAGGACAACAAGGACATGGACAGGAATTGCAACCCAGCACTTAAGAGTTTATGA
- the noc3l gene encoding nucleolar complex protein 3 homolog: MAPPRSKKRKPSFRRLLKTSNVKLDNKLKNRQFKKESNDKKHRKEQKKLRAAIKDAVLKTPLPLERYKKRPEDEEEEEFVESLPLDMMDEDDLEQIKAMAQKASFLTRDLSSSGPVHAKKRKGEQQGPETYEKMPRKMQPTEEKELIHLLPIKDKIRGLIPQSMEKPVVAKKAEEEEGGAPTGLEQFENEDEAVPGPALNPQEQLKLRTQKLTIRKLRIASLGSDILSDPTTNIKKLKELRAMLMETDPYVAVTVRKLVMVSLMEVFKDIVPSYRIRPLTETEKASKVKRETQQLREFEEGLVSQYKFYLENLEQTVKDWKQKKRKRSEAVSLQSYKGLAEVAIRCICELLVALPHFNFHNNIIVTVVPLMNDPVKRVSDMCCEAVKKLLKQDKQGQASLGTVKVISGLVKSRNYDVRPELLKVLICLRIKEVEVKKDTDDTAPKKKFMNYKDKRKNLSRMQRKWKKAEEKLEKELLEAEASESKDKKLKLHTETLNIVFLIYFRILKKAQKSILLPAVLEGLAKFAHLINLEFFDDLLNVLQHLIQSGDLTYRESLHCIQTAFNILSGQGDVLNIDPLKFYSHLYKTLLKLNAGASNDDISIVLRCLDVMLTKRRKQVTLQRALAFVKRLSTLSLHTLPNATVGILASNRTLMHTFPKCDILLDNEAQGSGVFLPELDEPEYCNPQNTALWELHTLKRHYHPVVRRFATHLCAGAPSEGSGALIVQLARRHPVELFEDYRAKDMTFNPPVAAPTTKKKDYFTIGPTLLDDTLKQQIDRVLSVEEEDPISLDFSAVLPQTNST; the protein is encoded by the exons ATGGCTCCG CCAAGGAGTAAGAAGAGGAAGCCAAGCTTTCGCAGGCTACTGAAGACAAGCAATGTGAAGCTTGACAACAAGCTAAAGAATCGTCAGTTCAAGAAAGAGAGCAACGACAAGAAACACCGCAAGGAGCAGAAGAAGCTCCGGGCAGCTATCAAAGATGCTGTCTTGAAGACCCCCCTCCCTCTGGAGCGCTACAAGAAGAGGCCAG aggatgaagaggaggaggagtttgTGGAGTCCCTGCCATTGGACATGATGGATGAAGATGACCTGGAGCAGATCAAGGCAATGGCTCAGAAAGCCTCCTTTCTCACCAGAGACCTGTCGTCAAG TGGTCCAGTGCATGCCAAAAAGCGCAAGGGGGAGCAGCAGGGGCCAGAGACTTATGAGAAGATGCCCAGAAAGATGCAGCCAACAGAGGAAAAGGAGCTCATTCACCTCCTGCCAATCAAAGACAAGATTAGAGGCCTCATCCCTCAGAGCATGGAGAAACCTG TTGTAGCAAAAAaggctgaggaggaggaaggaggtgcCCCGACTGGCTTGGAGCAATTTGAAAACG AGGATGAGGCTGTGCCCGGGCCGGCCCTGAACCCTCAGGAGCAGCTGAAGCTCCGCACACAGAAGCTGACCATCAGGAAACTACGCATCGCTAGTCTGGGATCAGACATCCTCTCAGACCCCACCACCAAC ATCAAGAAGCTGAAAGAGCTGCGAGCCATGCTGATGGAGACCGACCCCTATGTGGCCGTGACGGTCAGAAAGCTGGTCATGGTCTCTCTGATGGAGGTCTTCAAGGACATCGTCCCCTCCTACAGAATCAGACCCCTGACCGAGACCGAGAAAGCCTcaaaggtgaagagagagaccCAGCAGCTGAGGGAGTTTGAGGAGGGCTTGGTGAGCCAGTACAAGTTCTACCTGGAGAACCTGGAGCAAACGGTCAAAG ACTGGAAgcagaagaagagaaagaggagcgAGGCGGTGTCACTGCAGTCCTATAAGGGCCTGGCTGAGGTGGCCATCCgctgtatctgtgagctgctgGTGGCCCTGCCACACTTCAACTTCCACAACAACATCATCGTCACGGTGGTGCCCCTGATGAACGACCCTGTCAAGAGG GTGTCTGACATGTGCTGTGAAGCAGTCAAGAAGCTACTGAAGCAGGACAAACAGGGCCAGGCCTCACTAGGGACAGTCAAAGTTATCTCCGGACTGGTCAAAAGCAGAAACTATGACGTCAGACCAGAG CTACTCAAGGTTCTCATCTGCCTGAGGATAAAGGAGGTGGAGGTGAAGAAAGATACAGATGACACAGCTCCCAAAAAGAAGTTCATGAACTATAAAGACAAAAGGAAGAATCTGTCCAGGATGCAAAGGAAG TGGAAGAAGGCTGAAGAGAAACTGGAGAAAGAGCTGCTAGAGGCTGAGGCATCAGAGAGCAAAGACAAGAAGCTCAAACTG CACACAGAGACCTTGAACATAGTGTTCTTGATATACTTCAGAATACTGAAGAAAGCTCAAAAGTCGATCCTGCTTCCCGCTGTTTTAGAAGGTCTGGCAAA GTTTGCCCATCTGATCAACCTGGAGTTCTTTGATGACTTGTTGAACGTTCTTCAACATCTTATCCAGTCAGGA GATCTGACCTATCGGGAAAGCCTTCACTGCATTCAGACAGCTTTCAACATTCTCTCTGGTCAAG GTGATGTCCTCAATATTGACCCACTGAAGTTCTACAGCCACCTATACAAGACACTGCTCAAACTCAATGCTG GTGCATCTAATGATGACATCAGCATCGTGCTGCGTTGTCTCGACGTGATGCTGACCAAGCGCAGGAAACAGGTGACCCTGCAGCGCGCCCTGGCCTTCGTCAAGAGACTGAGCACGCTCAGTCTGCACACACTGCCCAACGCTACCGTGGGAATCCTGGCATCCAACAGGACGTTGATGCAT ACCTTCCCCAAGTGTGACATCCTCCTGGACAATGAGGCTCAGGGTAGTGGGGTGTTCCTTCCTGAGCTGGATGAGCCAGAGTACTGCAACCCTCAGAATACTGCCCTGTGGGAGCTACACACACTCAAG AGACATTACCACCCAGTGGTCAGGAGGTTTGCCACTCACCTCTGTGCAGGGGCTCCTAGTGAAGGATCTGGAGCGCTAATCGTTCAACTCGCTAGAAG